A window of Polaribacter litorisediminis contains these coding sequences:
- a CDS encoding glycosyl hydrolase 53 family protein, translating into MEVLLDFHYSEYWADPNKLEIPKAWLPKFYNLEVLEDSIYNYTFKTLEKLEVKNVLPEMMQVGNETNSMILQKDTKPAEMNWSRNGYL; encoded by the coding sequence ATGGAAGTATTGCTAGATTTCCATTATTCTGAATATTGGGCAGATCCAAACAAGCTAGAAATTCCTAAAGCTTGGTTGCCCAAATTCTATAATTTAGAAGTTCTAGAAGATTCAATTTATAATTACACTTTTAAAACACTAGAAAAATTAGAAGTAAAAAACGTTCTTCCAGAAATGATGCAAGTTGGAAACGAAACGAATAGTATGATTTTGCAAAAAGATACAAAACCTGCAGAAATGAATTGGTCTAGAAATGGATATTTGTGA
- a CDS encoding (2Fe-2S)-binding protein, translating to MPNYTLQINGEKKSFTADEDTPLLWVLRDELNLVGTKFGCGIAQCGACTVHIDGVATRSCQMQVSILSDENITTIEGLSADGKHPIQEAWKELDVPQCGYCQSGQIMTASAFLSENKNPSEEEIRQAMHGNICRCASYNRIEKAVKLASEKMSS from the coding sequence ATGCCAAACTATACATTACAAATTAACGGAGAAAAAAAGTCGTTCACCGCAGACGAAGACACGCCTTTGTTATGGGTTTTAAGAGACGAATTGAATTTAGTAGGTACAAAATTTGGATGTGGAATTGCACAATGTGGTGCTTGCACAGTTCATATTGATGGAGTGGCAACAAGAAGTTGTCAAATGCAAGTATCTATTTTAAGTGATGAAAACATCACAACAATAGAAGGTCTTTCTGCCGATGGAAAACATCCTATTCAAGAAGCTTGGAAAGAATTGGATGTACCACAATGTGGGTATTGCCAATCTGGTCAAATAATGACAGCTTCTGCTTTTTTATCAGAAAATAAAAATCCTTCGGAAGAAGAAATTAGACAAGCCATGCATGGTAATATTTGCAGATGTGCTTCTTATAATAGGATAGAAAAAGCGGTTAAATTGGCATCAGAAAAAATGTCTTCATAA
- a CDS encoding xanthine dehydrogenase family protein molybdopterin-binding subunit, giving the protein MKSQLNTNLNRRNFLKTSLLAGGGMLIGFNFLTACKPEAKMPVDIASLNFNDFNAFIKISDDGYVTIFSPNPEIGQGVKTSMPMIIAEELDVDWKHVTVSQGALDTKNYTRQIAGGSQSIRSSWDALRQTGATAKQMLINAAAQKWSVDASTCMASKGIITNANGDSFGYGDVVKEAALLEVPEDVKLKEIKDFSIIGKDAINVDIDKIVTGKPLFGLDYKANGMVYASVLRPPVFGQVLESFDASEAKKVKGVIDVITIGEKVRNFVKSGKNNWTFIISESDKVVVVAENTWAAIKGKKALKATWKMDTKAESTEDHDKVLTDILEGSKFNTRREDGDVNKAFASADQVIEKTYHSPFLPHNCMEPMNFYADVTAEKVHLVGPVQTPEFAAQVVSELLGHPLEKIHLDMTRMGGGFGRRLYGDFVYEAAEISNAIQKPVKVISTREDDMTTGVYKPSVKYRIKAALKDGMVTSYYIKEAAMNGNMYGSIPNFFPAGCIPNFKVDTASYKSNVTTGAWRAPYTNFLAYAEQSFFDELASALNVDTIQLRLDLLQNVKGTTDKRIQYSGQRMEDVIKLVREKAHWGETSEGVFQGFSAYYSHNTHVAEIADIVLKDGFPVIQKVTVAADCGIVVNPTGARNQIEGGVLDGIGHAMYSDFSFKNGKPEYQNFDKYRLIRMQETPKVDVHFVQNELSPTGLGEPGLPPAGGAVANAINAALGKRLYRQPFVNGLKKSTVLG; this is encoded by the coding sequence ATGAAATCTCAACTCAATACAAATTTAAATAGAAGAAATTTTTTAAAAACCTCATTGTTAGCAGGCGGAGGAATGTTAATTGGCTTTAACTTTTTAACAGCTTGTAAACCAGAAGCGAAAATGCCAGTAGATATTGCAAGTTTAAACTTCAACGATTTTAATGCATTTATAAAAATATCGGATGATGGCTACGTCACTATTTTTTCTCCAAATCCAGAAATTGGTCAAGGTGTAAAAACATCGATGCCAATGATTATTGCAGAAGAATTAGATGTCGATTGGAAGCATGTAACCGTTTCTCAAGGAGCTTTAGATACTAAAAATTATACAAGACAAATTGCAGGAGGAAGTCAATCGATTCGCTCTAGTTGGGATGCTTTAAGACAAACCGGCGCCACAGCAAAACAAATGCTTATCAATGCTGCAGCACAAAAATGGAGTGTAGATGCAAGTACTTGTATGGCATCGAAAGGAATTATTACCAATGCAAATGGAGATTCTTTTGGGTATGGTGATGTGGTAAAAGAAGCTGCCTTGTTAGAAGTTCCGGAAGATGTAAAATTAAAAGAAATAAAAGATTTTAGCATTATTGGCAAAGATGCCATCAATGTAGATATTGATAAAATTGTTACAGGAAAACCACTGTTTGGTTTGGATTATAAAGCAAACGGAATGGTTTATGCTTCGGTTTTAAGACCTCCAGTTTTTGGCCAAGTATTAGAAAGTTTTGATGCTTCTGAAGCCAAAAAAGTAAAAGGAGTTATCGATGTAATCACCATCGGAGAAAAAGTAAGAAATTTTGTAAAGTCAGGTAAAAATAACTGGACGTTTATTATATCTGAAAGTGATAAAGTAGTTGTGGTTGCAGAAAATACTTGGGCGGCCATTAAAGGAAAGAAAGCCCTTAAAGCAACTTGGAAAATGGATACTAAAGCCGAAAGTACGGAGGATCATGATAAGGTTTTAACCGATATTTTAGAAGGTTCAAAATTTAATACTAGAAGAGAAGATGGTGATGTAAATAAAGCATTTGCAAGTGCAGATCAAGTAATTGAAAAAACATATCATTCTCCGTTTTTACCCCACAACTGTATGGAACCCATGAATTTTTATGCGGATGTTACAGCAGAAAAAGTACATTTAGTAGGGCCTGTTCAAACACCAGAATTTGCGGCGCAAGTGGTTTCAGAGCTTTTAGGGCATCCTTTAGAAAAGATTCATTTAGACATGACAAGAATGGGTGGAGGTTTCGGAAGAAGATTGTACGGAGATTTTGTTTATGAAGCGGCAGAAATATCGAATGCCATTCAAAAACCCGTAAAAGTAATCTCTACAAGAGAAGATGATATGACCACAGGTGTTTATAAACCTTCTGTAAAATATAGAATAAAAGCAGCTTTAAAAGATGGGATGGTAACTAGTTATTATATAAAAGAAGCAGCGATGAATGGAAACATGTATGGTTCAATTCCCAATTTTTTCCCTGCAGGATGTATTCCTAATTTTAAAGTAGATACTGCGAGTTATAAAAGTAATGTAACCACCGGAGCCTGGAGAGCACCGTATACCAATTTTTTAGCCTATGCAGAGCAGAGTTTCTTTGATGAATTAGCATCAGCATTAAATGTGGATACCATTCAATTACGTTTAGACTTATTACAAAATGTAAAAGGAACCACAGATAAAAGAATTCAGTATTCTGGTCAGAGAATGGAAGATGTTATTAAATTAGTGAGAGAAAAAGCCCATTGGGGAGAAACTTCAGAGGGCGTATTTCAAGGTTTTTCTGCATATTATAGCCACAATACACATGTTGCAGAAATTGCAGATATTGTTTTAAAAGATGGTTTTCCTGTTATTCAAAAAGTTACCGTTGCCGCAGATTGTGGAATTGTTGTAAACCCAACGGGTGCAAGAAACCAAATTGAGGGTGGTGTTTTAGATGGAATTGGACACGCAATGTACTCTGATTTTTCTTTTAAAAACGGAAAGCCAGAATATCAAAATTTTGATAAATATAGATTGATTAGAATGCAAGAAACACCAAAAGTTGACGTGCATTTTGTACAAAATGAATTATCGCCGACAGGTTTAGGAGAGCCCGGTTTACCGCCCGCTGGAGGTGCAGTTGCCAATGCAATTAACGCAGCTTTAGGAAAACGTCTTTATCGACAACCTTTTGTAAATGGACTCAAAAAAAGCACTGTTTTAGGATAA
- a CDS encoding biliverdin-producing heme oxygenase: MIQEISLSETLRKETRKEHTHTEGVMNAKAMFSEQYSLDSYTKHLFHLYKAHCLVNYILTEKKLLIPSENLLPKNRVDDLKKDLLNLNFTDFYQNFCLKDENLFKSLPNLLGLIYVIKGSELGGNIIANQIKKHRIHWKTPSAEFYKGSDSDHLKTSWTNWCNQVNKLADSEKFIEASVTSSKLAFALFANPDAFADFIYA, translated from the coding sequence ATGATCCAAGAAATTTCACTTTCTGAAACTTTACGAAAAGAAACAAGAAAAGAACACACCCACACAGAAGGTGTTATGAATGCGAAAGCCATGTTTTCTGAGCAGTATTCTTTAGATTCTTATACGAAGCATTTATTTCATTTATACAAAGCGCATTGTTTGGTAAATTACATTCTTACAGAAAAGAAACTCTTAATTCCTTCAGAGAATTTACTACCTAAAAATAGGGTAGACGACTTAAAAAAAGACTTGTTAAATTTAAATTTTACTGATTTTTATCAAAATTTTTGTTTAAAAGATGAAAATTTATTCAAGTCCTTGCCCAATTTACTAGGCTTAATTTATGTAATAAAAGGTTCTGAATTAGGTGGTAATATTATTGCAAATCAAATTAAAAAACACAGAATTCATTGGAAAACTCCGAGTGCAGAATTCTATAAAGGTTCTGATAGTGATCATTTAAAAACATCATGGACAAACTGGTGCAACCAAGTAAATAAATTGGCTGACTCTGAAAAATTTATTGAAGCGTCTGTTACCTCTTCAAAATTAGCCTTTGCGTTGTTTGCAAATCCTGATGCATTTGCTGACTTTATATACGCCTAA
- a CDS encoding response regulator: protein MKTLLYTEDNDINRLIVEELACDVYIVHAVETAKEAFELAKKENYDILLIDLNLNDPEIDGFGVMKKLKTYPNLTNSIFIAHTNYFGDDWKKKCLNAGFDFFYPKPFEVDNFSKMIASKEH from the coding sequence ATGAAGACCCTCCTATACACAGAAGACAACGACATAAATCGATTAATTGTAGAAGAATTAGCTTGTGATGTTTATATAGTTCACGCTGTAGAAACTGCAAAAGAAGCCTTTGAATTGGCTAAAAAAGAAAACTATGACATCCTCTTAATCGATTTAAATTTAAATGACCCAGAAATTGATGGATTTGGAGTCATGAAAAAATTAAAAACGTATCCAAATCTTACCAATTCAATTTTTATAGCGCATACCAATTATTTTGGTGATGATTGGAAAAAAAAATGCTTAAACGCTGGTTTTGATTTCTTTTATCCAAAACCTTTTGAAGTAGATAATTTTAGTAAAATGATAGCATCAAAAGAACATTAA
- a CDS encoding ATP-binding protein, whose translation MKFDKSILSQCDDETIHLLGKIQSHGFLLSFSKTTNRLNYASKNSRSFFGEELISPQKEIQDFFDEKVITYFESLKTQDFSNVLFSNEVTLNNRIFLLFFSNSGNYINIELEEQNEHHSKFQNFDKFKVISKNLKEYDSLDDLFSTTVDLLQDFTNFDRTMIYQFDKEGDGEVIAEKKTFKLDSFLGLKYPASDIPKQARRLYLTNLSRSIKSIDDEGIGIESLNNATNELDLSYAVYRSVSPVHLQYLKNMGVTATHAVSIIIDNKLWGMLIFHHYECENYLNFNTRFLLELITSNLANTIQLLELKELRNHEKLQKSLLDKIYYHNIDGDFSDIFVDNWLGISKQLQVCGVTVLHEHKPISNFGIYPADSEVLQLHELHKIKNSQEKLQFSDSLRSTIPTWKNKKIAGCACLTMSHDSGRYIYFWRASKEQIIHWAGNPDKVMSTKEINNTSILTPRASFALWVQKEKNKSNPWLASQKIFAKNLYEIIVQKEIKLYKNIFNQNSLLADSSRKLEMLLQQKSDELLRLNLQLKEELKENKEKQKELQIAVKASEEINILKAKILSNVSHEVRTPITSVIGMTRVLLHRDKLEESEKNFVNLILKSSNRLLDTVNKILVSTRLEKDDVELVLENIDLVNLTSEILTSLEIDARKKSQNLIFLAHNKSIMALIDKHFYTQIFTNLVSNAIKYAPNNGHIEINLKKALKKGENFVHLSIEDNGIGISEDAINKIFEPYYTEEKTTSQSDQSSGLGLFFVKSHITLLGGTIQTKSTKNIGTLFTVLLPTKI comes from the coding sequence TTGAAATTTGATAAATCAATTCTTTCACAATGTGATGATGAAACCATTCACTTATTGGGTAAAATTCAATCTCACGGGTTTCTGCTTTCTTTTAGCAAAACAACGAATAGATTAAATTATGCAAGTAAAAATAGCCGTTCTTTTTTTGGTGAAGAGTTGATTTCTCCGCAAAAAGAGATACAAGATTTCTTTGATGAAAAGGTTATAACGTATTTTGAATCATTAAAAACACAAGACTTCTCTAACGTTTTATTTTCCAATGAAGTAACCTTGAATAATAGAATATTTCTGCTCTTTTTCTCTAACTCAGGTAATTATATCAATATAGAATTAGAAGAACAAAATGAGCATCATTCCAAATTTCAAAACTTTGATAAATTTAAAGTAATCAGTAAAAATTTAAAAGAATACGATTCTTTAGATGATCTATTTTCAACAACCGTTGACCTTTTGCAAGATTTTACAAATTTTGATAGAACAATGATTTATCAATTTGACAAAGAAGGAGATGGCGAAGTAATTGCCGAAAAAAAAACTTTTAAACTTGATTCTTTTTTAGGATTAAAATATCCTGCTTCTGATATTCCTAAGCAAGCAAGAAGATTGTATTTAACAAATTTAAGTAGATCTATTAAAAGTATCGATGATGAAGGAATTGGTATTGAAAGTTTAAATAATGCAACAAACGAGTTAGATTTAAGTTACGCTGTATATAGAAGTGTTAGCCCTGTACACCTGCAATATTTAAAAAATATGGGTGTTACGGCAACACACGCGGTATCTATAATTATAGACAACAAATTATGGGGCATGCTTATTTTTCATCACTATGAATGCGAAAACTATTTAAATTTTAATACCCGATTTTTACTTGAATTAATTACTTCTAATTTAGCAAATACAATTCAATTACTAGAATTAAAAGAATTGAGAAACCATGAAAAATTGCAAAAAAGCCTTTTAGATAAAATTTATTATCACAATATTGATGGGGACTTTAGCGATATTTTTGTAGATAATTGGCTAGGTATTTCTAAGCAGTTGCAAGTTTGTGGAGTTACCGTATTGCATGAGCATAAACCTATTTCTAATTTTGGTATATATCCCGCAGATTCAGAAGTTTTACAATTACACGAACTACATAAAATAAAAAATAGCCAAGAAAAACTTCAGTTTTCTGATTCTTTACGATCTACAATTCCTACATGGAAAAATAAAAAAATTGCTGGCTGCGCATGTTTAACCATGTCTCATGATTCAGGACGTTATATTTATTTTTGGAGAGCGTCTAAAGAACAAATTATACATTGGGCCGGAAACCCAGATAAGGTAATGTCTACTAAAGAGATTAACAATACGTCTATTTTAACCCCAAGAGCCTCTTTTGCTTTATGGGTTCAAAAAGAAAAAAACAAATCAAATCCATGGCTTGCATCCCAAAAGATTTTTGCAAAAAATTTGTATGAAATCATTGTACAAAAAGAAATTAAACTTTACAAAAACATTTTTAATCAAAACAGCTTATTAGCAGATAGCAGTCGAAAACTAGAGATGCTTTTACAACAAAAATCAGATGAGTTGTTGAGGTTAAATCTTCAACTAAAAGAGGAATTAAAAGAAAATAAAGAAAAACAAAAAGAGCTGCAAATTGCCGTGAAAGCAAGTGAAGAAATAAACATTTTAAAAGCTAAAATATTGTCTAATGTTTCTCATGAAGTAAGAACTCCTATAACAAGTGTCATAGGCATGACGAGAGTATTATTACATAGAGATAAACTCGAAGAAAGCGAAAAAAATTTTGTAAATCTTATTTTAAAAAGTTCTAATAGACTGTTAGATACTGTAAATAAAATTTTAGTTTCTACACGTCTAGAAAAAGACGATGTAGAATTGGTGTTAGAAAACATAGATTTGGTTAATCTTACTTCAGAAATTCTAACATCACTAGAAATTGACGCTAGAAAAAAGTCCCAAAATCTAATTTTCCTAGCGCACAACAAATCAATAATGGCATTGATAGACAAACACTTTTATACTCAGATTTTCACCAATTTAGTAAGCAATGCTATTAAATATGCGCCCAATAATGGGCACATTGAAATTAATCTAAAAAAAGCGCTCAAAAAAGGAGAAAATTTTGTTCATTTATCTATTGAAGATAATGGAATCGGGATCAGCGAAGATGCTATTAACAAAATTTTTGAACCCTATTATACTGAAGAAAAAACAACCTCGCAAAGCGACCAAAGTTCTGGCTTAGGTTTGTTTTTTGTAAAATCTCACATTACCCTTTTAGGGGGTACAATTCAAACAAAAAGTACAAAAAATATAGGTACGCTATTTACAGTACTATTACCAACAAAAATCTAA
- a CDS encoding histone deacetylase family protein: MLKIAYHPIYKHPLKEGHRFPMEKYDLLPQQLLYEGTCNQDNFFEPEIPNNKHFFTVHDPEYFFDLLNITLSQKAARKIGFPLSEVLIEREMIIADGTMKASEFALKNGIAMNIAGGTHHAFSNRGEAFCMLNDQAIGAKYIQNKGLANKILIVDLDVHQGNGTAEIFKNDTSVFTFSMHGKSNYPFVKEQSDLDIALENNSKDVEYLSILKDVLPKLILQEKPDFIYYLCGVDVIETDKLGKLSLTINGCKERDRFVLQTCFDLKIPVMCSMGGGYSKDVNIIVDAHANTFRLAQEIYF, encoded by the coding sequence ATGTTAAAAATAGCCTATCACCCTATTTACAAACACCCCTTAAAAGAAGGGCATCGTTTTCCGATGGAAAAATATGACCTTTTACCACAACAGTTATTATATGAAGGTACTTGTAATCAAGACAATTTCTTTGAACCAGAAATCCCTAATAACAAACACTTTTTTACAGTTCATGATCCTGAATATTTTTTTGATTTATTAAACATTACTTTATCACAAAAAGCAGCCAGAAAAATAGGGTTTCCTTTATCTGAAGTTTTAATAGAACGCGAAATGATCATCGCTGACGGAACGATGAAAGCCTCTGAATTTGCTCTAAAAAACGGAATCGCCATGAATATTGCTGGCGGCACACATCATGCTTTTTCGAATCGAGGTGAAGCCTTCTGTATGTTAAATGACCAAGCTATTGGGGCAAAATATATTCAAAATAAAGGTTTAGCCAACAAAATTTTAATAGTCGATTTAGATGTTCATCAAGGAAACGGCACTGCTGAAATTTTTAAAAATGACACCTCTGTCTTTACTTTTTCTATGCATGGAAAAAGTAATTATCCGTTTGTAAAAGAACAATCTGACTTAGATATTGCCTTAGAAAACAACTCGAAAGACGTCGAATATTTATCAATCTTAAAAGATGTTTTACCAAAACTCATTCTTCAAGAAAAACCAGATTTTATTTACTACCTATGTGGTGTAGATGTCATCGAAACCGATAAACTAGGGAAACTTTCTTTAACAATTAACGGATGTAAAGAACGAGACAGATTTGTTTTACAAACTTGTTTTGACTTAAAAATTCCTGTTATGTGTTCTATGGGTGGCGGGTATTCTAAAGATGTAAACATTATTGTAGACGCCCATGCCAATACCTTTCGACTGGCGCAAGAAATTTACTTTTAA
- a CDS encoding DEAD/DEAH box helicase translates to MIEQIIDQLKKYINEYSTFNIQKRANSVFVNLEIEDGNTFLFSYWGSEMKPYNIDVSIGDKIVTSCSCPYDYGNLCKHEVAALNYIIEEKKTIVIQKDLFGNQISRKQNPSEIYLENHRITNQLIENLAKSISRHISSYLSVIEEVSENKVKTLHRDWPFTQQEITYNPDKKILNVKCSCKPTKKGYCHHILASLEIIKENFNEDFFNPNYLENHKTEFLKDYGLTLEDDYQKYFEFKFNKKGIVVEEKIKNLFPSTHVFSEQVLKGLNDKLHNSLTILEDKNDENKVATYGLGFCFELYKEQNINFLDFIIFSGKYRKNTTELISSFKELINFDIISKIVNYSEKEKQIIINGLVIKNTNRIFNQKSSIKEFRKTYFKLNEFILSNADAHSFFLKKIASTSLIRKNIEKLSFSDEKANLYFTLTKNTDFYTLKPKIKIQGKGYAPTSKQILISPFFCIKENVVYFFNSPKDFLYLQRFGYQSEMNFLKNKYETLHKEVILPLSKHFVVETKIFKIQKLPKETELKKQVYVSDFEGDYVVFKTGVQYNNTLILTNSHEKFYDEQTKQFVKRDEVFESDFVEEFQDLHPDFQFQDDVFYLSPYQLVEDEWLLKTSQKLKDKNIAIFGAKDLKSFKFNLHKPIVSMGVKSSIDWFDVAVEIKYGKEKVSLKDIKKALLKKSKYIQLKDGTLGMLPKKWLDKFSKYFKVGEVKNDAIKISNYQFNIIDELFEDLENTPEFLLDLQRKKIQLQNLKNITSVKLPRTVKATLRPYQKEGLNWLVFLFDNKLGGCLADDMGLGKTLQTIALLAYLKANKKAKNPCLIVAPTSLMFNWEKEIEKFCPSLKTLLYIGSERQKHLVNFKKYDVILTTYGSVLNDVTLLKEIDFEYIILDESQAIKNPNSKRYKAVRLLKSNNRLALTGTPIENNTFDLYAQMNFLNPGLLGTMAHFKTEFSDAIDKAKNENASELLHQIIHPFLLRRTKLQVATDLPEKTENVLYCEMGKEQRKVYDAFKEKFRTYLLDKIDENGAEKSQIYVLEGLTKLRQICNSPALLNDDEDYGSASIKLDILLENIKTKTTNNKVLVFSQFTTMLHLIKERLESENIQYEYLDGKTRKREENVKNFQENESIKVFLISLKAGGVGLNLTAAEYVFLVDPWWNPAVENQAIDRCYRIGQTKKVMAYRMICKDTIEEKIVDLQENKIQVSDSIIKVDTMKKSFDKNQIKALFS, encoded by the coding sequence ATGATAGAACAAATTATTGATCAACTAAAAAAATACATTAACGAATACTCAACTTTTAACATACAAAAGCGAGCAAATTCTGTATTTGTAAATTTAGAAATTGAAGACGGAAATACATTCTTATTTTCCTACTGGGGATCTGAAATGAAACCTTATAATATAGATGTTTCTATTGGTGATAAAATTGTTACAAGTTGCTCTTGTCCTTATGATTATGGAAATCTTTGCAAGCATGAAGTAGCGGCATTAAATTATATAATTGAAGAAAAAAAAACTATTGTAATTCAAAAAGATTTATTTGGTAATCAAATTTCAAGAAAACAAAATCCATCAGAAATATATCTCGAAAACCATCGCATCACTAATCAATTAATTGAAAATTTAGCGAAATCTATAAGTAGGCATATTAGTAGTTATCTATCTGTTATTGAAGAGGTAAGTGAAAATAAAGTAAAAACACTTCATAGAGATTGGCCCTTTACCCAACAAGAAATTACATATAATCCGGATAAAAAAATATTAAATGTAAAGTGTTCTTGTAAACCTACTAAGAAAGGGTATTGCCATCATATTTTAGCCAGTTTAGAAATAATAAAAGAAAATTTTAATGAAGATTTTTTTAATCCCAATTATTTAGAAAATCATAAAACGGAGTTTTTAAAAGATTACGGACTTACGCTAGAAGATGACTATCAGAAATATTTTGAATTTAAATTTAACAAAAAAGGAATCGTAGTAGAAGAAAAAATTAAAAACCTTTTTCCTTCTACACATGTTTTTTCTGAGCAAGTATTAAAAGGGTTAAATGATAAATTACATAATTCTCTTACCATTTTAGAAGATAAAAATGATGAAAATAAAGTTGCAACTTATGGCTTAGGTTTTTGTTTCGAATTGTATAAAGAACAAAATATAAACTTTTTAGATTTTATTATATTTAGTGGCAAGTACAGAAAAAACACAACAGAACTTATCTCTTCGTTTAAAGAATTAATTAATTTCGATATCATATCAAAAATTGTAAATTATTCAGAAAAGGAAAAACAAATTATCATAAATGGATTAGTAATTAAAAATACCAATAGGATATTCAATCAAAAATCATCCATAAAGGAATTTAGAAAAACATATTTTAAACTTAATGAGTTTATTCTTAGTAATGCTGATGCACATTCTTTTTTCCTTAAAAAAATAGCGAGTACTTCCTTAATAAGAAAAAATATAGAAAAACTTTCATTTTCTGATGAAAAAGCAAATCTATATTTTACTTTAACAAAAAACACGGATTTTTATACGTTAAAACCAAAGATAAAAATTCAAGGAAAAGGGTATGCACCAACTTCTAAGCAAATTTTAATATCTCCTTTTTTTTGCATCAAAGAAAATGTTGTTTATTTTTTTAATTCGCCAAAAGACTTTTTGTATTTGCAACGTTTTGGTTACCAAAGTGAAATGAATTTCCTTAAAAATAAGTACGAAACACTTCATAAAGAAGTTATTCTGCCACTTTCAAAACATTTTGTAGTAGAAACTAAAATTTTTAAGATCCAAAAATTACCCAAAGAAACCGAACTAAAAAAACAGGTTTATGTGTCTGATTTTGAAGGCGATTATGTTGTTTTTAAAACAGGAGTTCAATACAACAACACACTTATTTTAACAAACAGTCACGAAAAATTTTATGATGAACAAACAAAACAGTTTGTTAAAAGAGATGAAGTTTTTGAAAGTGATTTTGTAGAAGAATTTCAAGATTTACACCCAGATTTTCAATTTCAAGATGATGTGTTTTATTTATCTCCCTACCAACTAGTAGAAGACGAGTGGCTTTTAAAAACATCACAAAAACTAAAAGATAAAAACATTGCAATTTTTGGGGCAAAAGATTTAAAATCATTCAAATTTAATTTGCATAAACCCATAGTTTCTATGGGTGTAAAATCTAGCATAGACTGGTTTGATGTTGCTGTTGAAATTAAATACGGTAAAGAAAAAGTATCGTTAAAAGATATTAAAAAAGCGTTATTAAAAAAGAGCAAATACATTCAGTTAAAAGATGGTACTTTAGGAATGTTACCTAAAAAGTGGTTGGATAAATTTTCAAAATACTTTAAAGTAGGTGAGGTTAAAAACGATGCTATAAAAATATCTAACTATCAATTTAATATTATTGATGAATTATTTGAAGATCTAGAAAATACACCAGAATTTTTACTTGATTTACAACGCAAGAAAATACAATTACAAAATTTAAAAAATATTACCTCAGTAAAATTGCCTAGAACAGTAAAAGCAACTTTACGCCCCTATCAAAAAGAAGGTTTAAATTGGTTGGTGTTTTTGTTTGATAACAAGTTAGGAGGTTGTTTAGCAGATGACATGGGTTTGGGTAAAACGCTACAAACTATCGCCTTATTAGCCTACTTAAAAGCTAATAAAAAAGCAAAAAACCCATGTTTAATAGTTGCTCCTACTTCATTAATGTTTAATTGGGAAAAGGAAATCGAAAAATTCTGTCCCTCTTTAAAAACCTTATTATACATAGGTTCTGAAAGACAAAAACACCTTGTAAATTTTAAAAAATACGATGTTATTTTAACCACTTATGGCTCTGTTTTAAATGATGTTACTTTGTTAAAAGAAATAGATTTTGAATATATAATTTTAGATGAAAGTCAAGCGATAAAAAACCCAAATTCTAAAAGATATAAAGCAGTTCGTTTGTTAAAATCTAATAACAGATTAGCATTAACGGGTACACCAATAGAAAATAATACATTTGATTTATATGCACAAATGAACTTTTTAAATCCTGGTTTATTAGGCACAATGGCACATTTTAAAACAGAATTTTCGGATGCTATAGACAAAGCTAAAAACGAAAATGCCTCGGAGTTATTACACCAAATTATTCATCCGTTTTTGTTAAGAAGAACAAAACTACAAGTTGCTACAGATTTACCAGAAAAAACAGAGAATGTTTTATACTGCGAAATGGGGAAAGAACAACGTAAAGTGTATGATGCCTTTAAAGAAAAATTTAGAACGTATTTATTAGATAAAATTGATGAAAATGGCGCTGAAAAATCTCAAATATATGTATTAGAAGGGTTAACTAAGCTAAGGCAAATTTGTAACTCACCAGCATTATTAAATGATGATGAAGATTATGGAAGTGCTTCTATAAAATTAGACATATTGTTAGAAAATATTAAAACCAAAACAACAAATAACAAAGTGTTGGTTTTTTCTCAATTTACTACAATGTTACATTTAATTAAGGAGCGTTTAGAAAGTGAAAATATTCAATATGAATATTTAGATGGTAAAACGAGAAAGCGAGAAGAAAATGTAAAGAATTTTCAAGAAAACGAATCAATAAAAGTGTTTTTAATTAGCTTAAAAGCTGGTGGTGTTGGGTTAAATTTAACAGCCGCTGAATATGTATTTTTAGTAGATCCTTGGTGGAATCCTGCTGTAGAAAATCAGGCAATAGATCGTTGTTATAGAATAGGACAAACCAAAAAAGTAATGGCATATAGAATGATTTGTAAAGACACCATAGAAGAAAAAATTGTTGATTTACAAGAAAATAAAATACAAGTATCAGATAGTATTATTAAAGTTGATACTATGAAAAAATCATTCGACAAAAACCAAATAAAAGCGTTATTTTCCTAA